One Chloroflexota bacterium DNA segment encodes these proteins:
- a CDS encoding O-methyltransferase, with amino-acid sequence MSHLQKLTPLQRYVRDQFHPEDELLQTIQEGIREHQKPLMNIGPEQGRMLQVLMAAIGAEHVLEIGTFFGYSAVWIGRALPPDGTLLCLEVSREHADIAQGFLDQAGLADQVEVRVGPAIGLLPEIEASAPFDMIFLDADRESYPSYLPWIEAYLRPGGLLVIDNAFAGGRLATANGGENASPGVKGMNTLLTAIALSDRWTGTIMPYEDGLAVAVFEPGK; translated from the coding sequence ATGAGTCATCTGCAGAAACTGACCCCGCTCCAGCGCTACGTGCGGGATCAGTTTCATCCGGAAGACGAACTCCTGCAGACCATTCAGGAGGGAATCAGGGAACATCAGAAACCGTTGATGAACATAGGTCCTGAACAGGGGCGCATGTTGCAGGTTTTGATGGCGGCAATTGGCGCAGAACATGTGCTTGAAATCGGTACCTTTTTTGGCTACAGCGCCGTCTGGATCGGCCGTGCCTTGCCGCCGGATGGTACCTTGCTTTGCCTGGAAGTCTCGCGAGAGCATGCCGATATTGCCCAGGGTTTTCTCGATCAGGCAGGCCTGGCTGACCAGGTCGAGGTGCGAGTTGGCCCGGCGATTGGGTTGTTGCCTGAAATCGAGGCGTCAGCACCCTTCGACATGATATTCCTCGATGCGGACAGGGAGAGCTACCCGAGCTATCTTCCGTGGATCGAGGCCTACCTGAGGCCAGGAGGGCTTCTGGTCATCGACAATGCCTTTGCCGGCGGTCGCCTTGCTACCGCCAATGGCGGCGAAAATGCAAGCCCCGGGGTTAAAGGGATGAATACACTGCTCACGGCGATCGCACTCAGTGATCGCTGGACAGGAACGATCATGCCTTACGAGGATGGCCTGGCTGTGGCCGTCTTCGAGCCCGGGAAGTAG
- a CDS encoding biotin--[acetyl-CoA-carboxylase] ligase, which translates to MNQSQLEKARKQLRTERLGWPLQFFSSVTSTQEIVREQALTGAPEGLVVVANQQTAGKGRAGREWWSPPSGGLYLSILLRPNVAPGHLSWLTICLALGAAEAIEDICQLRPDIKWPNDLELHGKKLAGILCEGAFQGTDLEFVVAGLGLNINQEFSNRPELAATATSLLAERVAKVDEADLLAAILKRIEAQYTDVNNGISPVPRWASRLITLGQVVEIRRSGGDLRTGRALGVLPDGALRLQLDSGEEEIIRAEDVTVLNS; encoded by the coding sequence ATGAACCAATCGCAACTGGAAAAAGCCAGGAAACAGCTTCGAACCGAGCGGCTCGGATGGCCGCTTCAGTTCTTTTCAAGCGTGACTTCAACCCAGGAGATTGTTCGCGAGCAAGCACTGACAGGTGCTCCCGAGGGTCTGGTCGTTGTTGCCAACCAACAGACCGCAGGAAAGGGTCGAGCCGGGCGCGAATGGTGGTCTCCCCCGTCCGGCGGCCTCTATCTTTCCATCCTGCTGCGGCCCAATGTGGCGCCCGGGCATCTCAGCTGGCTCACCATATGCCTGGCTCTTGGCGCTGCCGAAGCAATCGAGGATATCTGTCAATTGCGCCCCGATATCAAGTGGCCAAACGACCTGGAGTTGCACGGCAAAAAGCTTGCAGGAATCCTGTGCGAGGGCGCGTTTCAGGGGACAGACCTTGAATTCGTGGTCGCCGGGCTTGGTCTCAATATCAACCAGGAGTTCTCGAACAGACCTGAGCTTGCTGCCACCGCGACCAGTCTGCTGGCTGAACGTGTCGCAAAGGTTGACGAGGCGGACCTGTTGGCGGCGATCCTCAAGCGAATCGAGGCCCAATATACCGACGTTAACAATGGTATCTCCCCGGTTCCCCGCTGGGCGAGCCGGCTGATCACATTGGGGCAGGTGGTCGAAATCAGGCGATCAGGCGGCGACCTGCGCACCGGCCGGGCTCTGGGCGTTTTACCCGATGGCGCCCTTCGCCTTCAGTTGGACAGTGGTGAGGAGGAAATCATTCGGGCTGAGGATGTGACAGTGCTGAACAGTTAA
- the mfd gene encoding transcription-repair coupling factor, with translation MNLSGLLPIVHAAAPYKQLIEALNAGQSDTTPLSVYSAARPYLIAALARDLGRTVLVLVARSEQARRMHEELQMWLPPSTAAATTHLFADPDSLPFERIPWSRETRQRRLGALASLARSNGAGVGHGSGDDSGGLVVIASARALMQKTLPPRELRLSLKPLRVGQGIDLARTLNRWLGYGYQTDSVVEEVGQISRRGGIVDIWPPNMLWPVRIELFGDEIDSLRLFDPTTQRTIPEARHVKEVLIGPASEALPRLGASAEPRLSALDVRPLHPPARYELDQQREQLKQGTGFRGQEWYIPYLYSQPGSIFDFLPQDAFVFVDDGAEFMTLVTELEAQAAQTLRDLTTGGELPGNPLAPHFDWQALKTQLEARRPLLIGHGDLEGRPAPAASRLARHFAPGPRFGGKVRHIASDLEKKQDHHDASVVVTRQAQRLADVVLEEVGQILSVEQDVLDPPENGAIRLVKGVLSEGWVLRGLEGGPNSPDGLHLFSDAELFGWGKPRRRRAKRPRAMAPEAFFADVSPGDYVVHMEHGIGRFTGLVRLALDDGSEREYLQIDYAQSDRLYVPVHQADRLSRYVGAGEHVSPILHRLGTADWERVKKRTRKAVDDIADDLLELYSARELARGHRFSPDGAWQVDLEAAFAYEETNDQLVAIEAVKHDMESSTPMDRLICGDVGYGKTEVALRAAFKAVMDGKQVAILVPTTVLAQQHFETFSKRLAPFPVAVEMLSRFRTSAQQRKVIRGLVNGTVDIVIGTHRLLSRDVAFKDLGLLVVDEEQRFGVSHKERIKKMRHQVDVLTLTATPIPRTLHMSMTGVRDMSTIETPPEERLPIQTMIAEYDETLIRQAVLREVDRGGQVFFVHNRVRGISQIARRLERIIPEASFAIAHGQMPERELERVMLDFSGGEFNVLVCTTIIESGLDIPNANTIIINRADRFGLAQLYQLRGRVGRAAVRAYAYMLYDKNQTLTPVARDRLTALQEASELGAGFRIAMRDLEIRGAGELLGKKQHGHIAAVGFDLYCRLLAKSVEEIKKKTETKLEVTVPENPVQEEKAHERSYKDRFSRRVVSFDDLLAPAVTLDLPLLAIIPDSYVENQSLRLRLYRRIAGVTATAEIDTLSDELLDRFGPMPQEVKNLLYQVRIKILALSAGVTAIGRADNQLVLKSDVLEQVDRQRLQQRLSTKARVGRRAVWLTVSENWQEALEDTLRGLFAADR, from the coding sequence TTGAATCTCTCAGGCCTTCTGCCCATTGTCCATGCTGCTGCTCCCTACAAGCAGCTCATCGAGGCGTTAAACGCCGGCCAGTCGGACACTACGCCCCTATCGGTGTACAGTGCCGCCCGGCCCTATCTGATTGCTGCGCTGGCGCGGGACCTGGGACGGACCGTGCTGGTTCTTGTGGCGCGCAGTGAACAGGCGCGTCGCATGCATGAGGAATTGCAGATGTGGTTGCCCCCGTCAACAGCTGCCGCGACAACACATCTGTTTGCCGATCCCGATTCCCTGCCTTTTGAACGGATCCCCTGGTCCAGGGAGACTCGTCAACGAAGGCTGGGCGCGCTTGCGTCCCTGGCCCGTAGCAATGGTGCAGGGGTTGGGCATGGGTCCGGGGATGACTCCGGGGGGCTGGTGGTCATAGCATCGGCCAGGGCGCTGATGCAGAAAACACTGCCGCCGAGAGAGCTTCGTCTGTCACTCAAGCCTCTTCGTGTGGGACAGGGGATCGATCTGGCCAGGACGTTGAATCGCTGGCTCGGATATGGCTACCAGACCGATAGCGTGGTCGAGGAGGTGGGCCAGATCAGCCGCCGCGGTGGAATCGTGGATATCTGGCCACCCAACATGCTCTGGCCGGTGCGTATCGAGCTTTTCGGCGATGAAATCGACAGTCTGCGTCTGTTCGATCCAACGACCCAGCGCACTATCCCGGAAGCGCGTCATGTCAAGGAAGTGTTGATTGGACCGGCCAGCGAGGCGTTGCCCAGATTGGGCGCGTCCGCCGAGCCGCGGCTTTCCGCACTGGATGTGCGCCCGCTGCACCCTCCTGCCCGCTATGAGCTGGACCAGCAGAGAGAGCAGTTGAAGCAGGGCACAGGATTCAGGGGACAGGAATGGTATATTCCCTATCTCTACTCCCAACCCGGCAGCATATTTGATTTCCTGCCACAAGATGCCTTCGTTTTCGTGGACGACGGTGCTGAGTTCATGACCCTGGTGACCGAATTGGAAGCCCAGGCGGCCCAGACTCTGCGAGACCTGACTACCGGCGGAGAGCTGCCGGGCAATCCTCTTGCGCCCCACTTTGATTGGCAGGCCTTGAAGACTCAACTGGAGGCTCGCAGGCCGCTGCTGATCGGCCACGGTGATCTTGAAGGACGGCCTGCTCCCGCCGCTTCCCGATTGGCTCGCCATTTTGCGCCGGGCCCCCGGTTTGGCGGCAAGGTGCGGCACATCGCTTCCGATCTTGAGAAAAAACAAGACCATCACGATGCCAGTGTTGTGGTGACCCGCCAGGCACAACGTCTTGCCGATGTTGTCCTGGAAGAAGTGGGTCAGATACTCAGCGTTGAGCAGGATGTTCTTGATCCACCCGAGAATGGCGCGATTCGATTGGTCAAGGGGGTGCTGTCTGAGGGCTGGGTTCTGCGGGGCCTGGAGGGAGGCCCGAACAGTCCCGACGGCCTCCATCTTTTTTCCGATGCCGAACTTTTCGGCTGGGGCAAGCCCCGTCGTCGTCGTGCAAAGAGGCCCAGAGCTATGGCGCCGGAAGCCTTTTTCGCCGATGTCAGCCCTGGCGATTATGTGGTCCACATGGAACACGGCATTGGCCGTTTCACCGGCCTGGTGCGACTGGCGTTGGATGATGGCAGCGAACGGGAATACTTGCAGATCGATTACGCCCAGAGTGACCGGCTTTACGTGCCTGTTCACCAGGCGGATCGGCTCAGTAGATATGTCGGCGCCGGGGAACACGTGTCGCCGATACTCCATCGGCTCGGCACGGCTGACTGGGAACGGGTCAAAAAACGTACCAGGAAAGCGGTCGACGATATCGCCGATGACCTCCTGGAGCTTTATTCTGCCCGGGAATTGGCCCGGGGGCACCGCTTTTCTCCAGACGGCGCCTGGCAAGTCGATCTTGAGGCGGCCTTTGCCTACGAGGAAACCAATGACCAGCTGGTTGCCATCGAGGCGGTCAAACACGATATGGAGTCGTCGACGCCCATGGATCGCCTTATCTGCGGCGATGTGGGCTACGGCAAGACGGAAGTGGCCCTGCGAGCAGCCTTCAAGGCCGTTATGGATGGCAAACAGGTGGCTATCCTTGTGCCGACGACCGTTCTTGCCCAGCAGCATTTCGAGACGTTCAGCAAACGTTTGGCTCCCTTCCCGGTAGCCGTCGAGATGCTGAGTCGTTTTCGTACCAGCGCTCAGCAGCGCAAAGTGATCCGGGGCCTTGTCAACGGAACGGTGGACATTGTGATCGGCACGCACAGGTTGTTATCCCGGGATGTGGCCTTCAAGGATCTGGGCTTGCTGGTCGTCGACGAGGAACAGCGTTTCGGGGTCTCTCACAAGGAGCGCATAAAAAAGATGCGCCATCAGGTAGATGTGTTGACGTTGACCGCGACACCCATTCCCCGTACCCTGCACATGAGTATGACCGGGGTAAGGGATATGAGCACCATAGAGACTCCCCCCGAGGAACGGTTGCCGATCCAGACCATGATCGCTGAGTACGACGAGACCTTGATTCGCCAGGCTGTCTTACGGGAAGTTGATCGGGGCGGACAGGTCTTTTTCGTACACAATCGGGTGCGCGGGATTTCCCAGATAGCCCGCAGGCTGGAGCGGATCATACCCGAGGCGAGCTTTGCGATTGCTCACGGCCAGATGCCAGAGCGAGAGCTTGAGAGGGTCATGCTGGACTTTTCCGGGGGCGAGTTCAACGTGCTGGTGTGCACGACCATCATCGAGAGTGGATTGGACATTCCCAACGCCAATACGATTATCATCAATCGGGCTGATCGTTTCGGTCTCGCCCAGCTTTACCAGCTTCGAGGCAGGGTGGGCAGGGCTGCGGTTCGGGCCTACGCCTATATGCTGTACGACAAAAACCAAACGTTGACTCCCGTTGCGAGGGATCGACTGACGGCGCTTCAGGAGGCCAGTGAGCTGGGCGCAGGTTTCCGGATCGCCATGCGCGACCTGGAAATCCGCGGCGCCGGTGAGTTGCTTGGCAAAAAACAGCATGGCCACATCGCTGCCGTCGGCTTTGATCTCTATTGCAGGTTGTTGGCAAAATCGGTCGAGGAGATAAAAAAGAAGACAGAAACGAAGCTGGAGGTGACGGTGCCGGAAAACCCTGTACAAGAGGAGAAGGCGCACGAGCGATCGTATAAGGATCGCTTTTCCAGGAGAGTGGTTTCCTTTGATGATCTGCTGGCGCCTGCGGTCACCCTGGATCTGCCGTTGCTTGCCATCATTCCAGACAGCTACGTCGAGAACCAATCGTTGCGGTTGCGCCTGTACCGGCGCATCGCCGGCGTAACCGCAACGGCGGAAATCGATACACTGAGCGACGAACTATTGGACCGGTTCGGGCCCATGCCGCAGGAAGTGAAAAACCTGTTGTATCAGGTACGCATAAAGATATTGGCTCTGAGCGCTGGTGTTACGGCGATTGGACGGGCCGATAACCAGCTTGTATTGAAGTCGGATGTCCTGGAACAGGTCGATCGGCAGCGACTCCAGCAGCGGCTTTCCACCAAGGCCCGCGTTGGTCGTCGCGCCGTGTGGCTGACCGTGAGCGAAAACTGGCAGGAGGCGCTGGAGGATACCCTCAGGGGACTCTTTGCCGCCGACCGCTGA
- the pth gene encoding aminoacyl-tRNA hydrolase, with protein MATWFRWLIRGRSPEIEPDSLTMKMIVGLGNPGKAYKNNRHNIGFQIAELYVHEHGLIFDTRKGKARAALGRIRLAVPSDAPSTDPSDGAAVDEVPSSELHRVLIAKPQTFMNESGRSVASLARFYKVAPADILVVFDDLDLPHGVLRLRASGGAGGHNGMRSLLRELGTNEFPRLRVGIGRPPGRMDPADYVLQDFSPEEEETMSRVRELGVEAIDHWLSQGINSAMNEFNSRGVPL; from the coding sequence ATGGCGACATGGTTTCGTTGGCTCATCCGGGGCCGTTCCCCCGAGATTGAGCCAGATAGTTTGACAATGAAGATGATTGTTGGCCTGGGTAATCCAGGCAAGGCCTACAAGAATAACCGCCACAATATTGGCTTTCAGATCGCCGAGTTGTATGTCCATGAGCACGGACTGATCTTTGACACGCGCAAGGGGAAAGCCCGGGCTGCTCTCGGCAGGATAAGGTTGGCCGTGCCCTCCGATGCGCCGTCCACTGACCCCTCCGATGGCGCTGCTGTTGACGAGGTCCCGTCGAGCGAGCTTCACAGAGTCCTGATCGCCAAACCCCAGACATTCATGAACGAGTCGGGTCGAAGCGTGGCTTCGCTTGCTCGTTTCTATAAGGTGGCACCTGCCGATATTCTGGTCGTTTTCGACGATCTGGACCTGCCCCACGGGGTGCTGCGGCTGCGGGCGTCCGGGGGTGCGGGAGGCCACAATGGCATGCGGTCCCTTCTACGAGAACTGGGAACCAACGAATTTCCGAGGCTGCGGGTCGGCATCGGTCGGCCACCAGGTCGCATGGATCCGGCAGATTATGTATTACAGGACTTTTCGCCTGAGGAGGAAGAGACCATGAGCCGGGTGAGAGAACTGGGCGTGGAGGCCATCGATCATTGGTTGAGCCAGGGCATTAACTCGGCCATGAATGAGTTCAATTCCCGAGGTGTTCCCCTTTGA
- the fabF gene encoding beta-ketoacyl-ACP synthase II: MMQGNGFRPRIVITGIGAVTPLANTWEGSWQGLTEGVSAGTRISHFDPTGFPTQIACSVQNFNGTDYMHRREARRLGKVTQFAWAAAQEAVSDSGLDMDSEDPERVGIEIGSAFGALNLLEEQAKLLNEGGPRRIKPSVAPSVLISTTPCYVAIRLGVKGPANSQVTACATGITSLGEAAHRIGRGEVDVMVAGGSDSFQSPMIMASFSRLGAMSTRNDDPKTACRPFCATRDGLIMGEGATVMILETLEHAEARGANILGEITGYALTSDAFNLAAPDPTGDGPARAMKMAMKQAGVTGADVDYISAHGTATRLNDPMETKAIKLALGDAAYDTRISSIKSMIGHTMGASGAVGSAVVVNAIRDGLIPPTINYFEVDPECDLNYVPNKAEVCQVDVGMCNGFGFGGQNASIVIRRFVP, from the coding sequence ATGATGCAAGGAAATGGCTTCAGGCCAAGGATTGTCATAACTGGTATCGGGGCTGTGACTCCACTGGCCAACACCTGGGAGGGATCCTGGCAGGGTCTCACGGAGGGCGTTTCGGCCGGAACACGTATTTCACATTTTGATCCCACGGGTTTCCCAACGCAGATTGCTTGCTCGGTGCAGAATTTTAACGGAACCGATTACATGCACCGGCGTGAGGCACGCCGGCTGGGAAAGGTGACACAATTCGCCTGGGCGGCGGCTCAGGAAGCAGTTAGCGATTCCGGGCTGGATATGGATTCCGAGGATCCAGAGCGTGTTGGCATCGAGATTGGCAGCGCCTTCGGCGCTCTGAATCTTCTCGAAGAACAGGCCAAGCTGTTGAATGAGGGTGGACCTCGGCGGATCAAACCGAGCGTCGCGCCATCGGTTTTGATCAGTACGACTCCCTGTTATGTGGCCATTCGGCTGGGTGTGAAGGGTCCGGCGAACTCGCAGGTGACAGCCTGTGCCACCGGCATTACATCGTTAGGTGAGGCTGCCCACCGAATCGGTCGGGGCGAGGTCGATGTCATGGTTGCAGGAGGCAGTGATTCATTCCAGTCTCCCATGATCATGGCGTCATTTAGTCGTCTGGGCGCCATGTCAACGCGCAACGATGACCCGAAGACGGCGTGCCGTCCCTTTTGTGCCACCCGGGATGGTTTGATCATGGGTGAAGGCGCAACCGTGATGATACTGGAAACTCTGGAGCACGCCGAGGCCCGTGGCGCCAATATTCTGGGCGAAATAACCGGCTATGCCTTGACATCTGATGCCTTCAACCTGGCCGCACCTGATCCGACGGGCGATGGTCCAGCTCGTGCCATGAAGATGGCCATGAAACAGGCCGGCGTTACTGGCGCCGATGTGGATTATATCTCAGCCCATGGCACGGCTACCCGTCTCAATGATCCAATGGAAACCAAGGCGATCAAATTGGCCCTGGGCGATGCTGCTTACGATACAAGGATCAGTTCGATCAAGTCCATGATTGGGCACACGATGGGTGCCTCAGGCGCCGTTGGATCGGCCGTGGTGGTGAATGCCATCCGCGACGGGCTTATTCCGCCGACGATCAACTATTTTGAGGTCGATCCCGAATGTGATCTGAACTATGTGCCCAACAAAGCTGAGGTTTGTCAGGTCGATGTTGGCATGTGCAATGGCTTTGGATTCGGGGGACAGAACGCCAGCATCGTCATCAGGCGCTTCGTGCCGTGA
- the mnmA gene encoding tRNA 2-thiouridine(34) synthase MnmA, producing the protein MGGIAKTRGRVVVAMSGGVDSSVAAALLQERGFDVTGVMMRLWSEVSTGVESSNKCCTLEAVDDARRVADQLGIDFYLINVEQLFKQMVVDYTIDRYLAGETPNPCIQCNRHIRFDYLFNYAMGLGADYLATGHYARVRRRGSPEAEADGQGRYELLMGVDRDKDQSYVLHVLTQHHLERVLFPAGDYTKTQVRQLAAERGLPVASRHDSQDLCFLADGDYRRFLRDWSPPGSIEPGPIVDSGGKQLGMHRGLAFFTIGQRKGLGIAAGEPLFVLRLEPSKNRVVVGRVEELGRSELIADQVNWIKGTPPNGPFRAAVKIRYRARLAPALVSPLPGNGAAVEFEEKLRDITPGQGAVFFQGEVCLGGGIIR; encoded by the coding sequence ATGGGAGGGATCGCAAAGACCAGAGGCAGGGTGGTCGTCGCCATGAGTGGCGGGGTCGACAGCTCGGTCGCGGCTGCACTGTTGCAGGAGCGCGGTTTCGACGTCACAGGCGTCATGATGCGGCTCTGGTCGGAGGTGTCGACGGGGGTTGAAAGCAGCAACAAGTGCTGTACATTGGAAGCTGTGGACGATGCACGCCGGGTTGCCGATCAGTTGGGCATTGACTTTTACCTGATCAACGTGGAGCAGCTCTTCAAGCAAATGGTGGTGGATTACACCATCGATCGGTATCTGGCAGGGGAGACTCCCAATCCCTGCATTCAATGCAACCGCCATATTCGCTTCGACTACCTGTTCAACTATGCCATGGGGTTGGGGGCAGATTACCTGGCCACCGGCCACTATGCCAGGGTTCGCCGGCGTGGTTCACCGGAGGCGGAAGCTGATGGTCAGGGCCGGTACGAGCTGCTGATGGGGGTGGACCGGGACAAGGATCAGAGCTACGTGTTGCATGTGCTGACCCAACATCATCTTGAACGGGTCTTGTTTCCGGCAGGGGACTATACCAAGACCCAGGTCCGCCAGTTGGCGGCTGAGCGTGGTTTGCCGGTAGCCAGCCGGCACGATAGCCAGGATCTCTGCTTTCTGGCTGACGGCGATTATCGCCGTTTTCTGCGGGATTGGTCTCCGCCCGGCAGCATCGAGCCCGGGCCGATTGTCGACAGCGGTGGCAAACAGCTGGGCATGCATCGCGGGCTTGCCTTTTTCACCATTGGACAGCGGAAGGGACTGGGAATCGCCGCTGGCGAGCCTCTTTTTGTGTTGCGCCTTGAGCCGTCAAAAAACAGGGTGGTTGTTGGCCGGGTTGAAGAATTGGGACGATCAGAGCTGATTGCTGATCAGGTAAACTGGATCAAGGGAACACCGCCGAACGGACCGTTCAGGGCCGCGGTCAAGATTCGCTACCGGGCCAGGTTGGCACCGGCGCTGGTCTCTCCTCTGCCGGGCAACGGCGCAGCGGTGGAGTTTGAGGAAAAACTGCGCGACATTACGCCCGGACAGGGCGCGGTCTTTTTCCAGGGCGAAGTTTGTCTGGGCGGGGGAATCATCAGGTAA
- a CDS encoding cysteine desulfurase family protein encodes MSEAIYMDYGATTPVRPEVLDAMAPYFRQVYGNPSSIHRQGRAAGKAIREARQTMADVLGCRPNDIVITSCGSESDNLALRGVALARRRRGEGNHIVVSAVEHKGILYTARQLRDEFGFELSELPVNAFGQVEPDELQGALRSDTLIVSIMAANNEVGTFQPLSELAALCREHKVPFHSDAVQAAKDLSLNVDDLGMDLMSLGAHKFYGPKGVGLLYVRPGTPLLPQVTGGSQEGRRRAGTENVPYIVGMAVALVLAQAERESESSRLASLRDRLVDRLLAGISGSYLTGHPTERLANHASFIVPGVEAEGMLIGLDMAGICASSGSACTSGAQEPSHVLTAMGVDRTDAAGHLRLTLGRSTTDAHIDRVVEHLPALVERLREVSPFTA; translated from the coding sequence ATGAGCGAAGCGATTTACATGGATTATGGCGCAACCACACCGGTTCGTCCAGAGGTGTTGGACGCCATGGCACCCTATTTCAGACAGGTCTACGGCAATCCGAGCAGCATACACCGGCAGGGACGAGCGGCCGGAAAGGCGATACGAGAGGCACGCCAGACGATGGCGGATGTGCTCGGCTGTCGGCCCAACGATATCGTCATCACAAGTTGCGGCAGTGAATCAGACAACCTGGCCCTGCGCGGTGTGGCATTGGCTCGCCGCCGTCGGGGCGAGGGCAATCACATCGTCGTCAGCGCGGTGGAACACAAGGGCATTCTCTACACAGCCCGGCAGTTGCGCGATGAATTCGGCTTCGAGTTGAGCGAATTGCCGGTCAACGCCTTTGGCCAGGTCGAACCGGATGAGCTGCAAGGGGCGTTGCGCTCCGATACCCTGATCGTGAGTATCATGGCGGCCAACAACGAGGTGGGCACCTTTCAGCCACTGTCGGAGCTGGCTGCCCTCTGCCGCGAACACAAAGTGCCCTTCCACAGCGACGCAGTGCAGGCTGCCAAAGATCTGTCACTGAATGTCGACGACCTGGGCATGGACCTGATGTCGCTGGGTGCTCACAAATTCTACGGCCCCAAGGGCGTCGGTTTGCTATACGTGCGCCCGGGAACCCCTCTGCTTCCGCAGGTTACTGGTGGCAGCCAGGAGGGACGGCGCCGGGCGGGCACTGAAAATGTGCCCTACATCGTCGGGATGGCGGTAGCCCTGGTTCTGGCGCAGGCGGAACGAGAGAGCGAGAGTTCGAGGCTGGCAAGCTTGCGGGATCGTCTGGTCGACCGATTGCTCGCAGGGATTTCTGGTTCCTATCTGACCGGCCATCCCACTGAGCGATTGGCCAATCACGCCAGTTTCATCGTGCCCGGTGTGGAAGCGGAAGGCATGCTGATCGGGCTGGATATGGCGGGAATCTGCGCCAGCAGTGGCTCGGCCTGCACCAGTGGCGCCCAGGAGCCCAGCCATGTCCTGACCGCCATGGGCGTGGATCGAACCGATGCCGCCGGGCACCTGAGGTTGACTTTGGGCCGCAGCACCACGGATGCCCACATCGACCGTGTTGTCGAGCATCTGCCTGCGCTGGTTGAACGACTGCGGGAGGTCTCGCCGTTTACGGCCTGA